The DNA region TGTGCTGTATTTGGAATATATGACACAAAACTAATACATGGATCTTTTTGCAGAAAATTTTATGACTGGCTATCGCGTAATATTTGATCGGGAGAAGATGGTTTTGGGTTGGAAAGCATCTGATTGTGAGTTTGCAGTCCTTTGTATGACCTTTTTAATGTGCACACCTGCTCATGTTTTAACTGGAAACCTTTCTTGGCAGGTTATGATTCTGGAGAATCAAACGATAAATCGGCAACTATGCCAGTGAACAAGCATAATTCTACTGAAGCCCCTTCGCCGGCCAGTGTAGTGCCAGAGGCCACTAAGGGAAATGGAAGTGGAAATGAACCCCCTACGTCATTTCCATCTGTTCCATCATCTAGACCTACAGGAAACAATGCACCACATTTCAATTCCTTCTATCAACTTATGGTGGCTATGTTTTCCGTTTTTAGCTATTATTTGATCATTATTTCTTCATGAGGCTTTTATTTGCCCTCTGTATAATATTGAGCTCAGTTAAAGCATAGAATTGAAGTGTTCCACAGCATTTTTGATATTGCAGTTTATACGGATTATGTACTGTAAATATAAATCTGATTTCTTACTATTTCTCCCGGTTTAGTTTAGAGGCCTTTCTTTTATTAAAACTAGCCGGTAAAggatattttcttcttttggctgTTTATGATACGTGAAATTAAAGCACTCCAGTGTGTGACCTAACATTAATGAAGCGAATAAATATCATGAGATATCAAGTTTTACATCCCATCAAAGACATCGACAAAACGCTAGGTGAGTTTTTCAACCTAAGCCTATGTGAGGTGGTAGCACGTGTATCCGATGAAATAGACAAGGCGTGTGCAAACTGGCTTCCACTGTTGTATTGGGGGGAAAAATAATCCATGTAAGAGCAAGCTGACTTCCACACTGTTGTATTGGGAGAAAAAACGATCCATGATCGTTTAGGTTTCATGTTGTAACCCTTCAAGTTAGCATCTCCTGCTTTGTCATCTGCAAGTAATAACTCAAGCTCTGCTCTACTTGCTTCAGCTTCTTCAGATGCTTCAAGGCTCTGCCTCCCTTTCCTAGTGCTCTTATCCTGGTTAGCAGAAGGCTCATCTATGAAAAAGTCCTCAGATTCATCTATAGGTTCTTGATCACTATCGCTGCTCTCATCTTCTGATGAATCCTTGGAGTTACCTTTCCTGgacttctttttctcctttttctttctgaGATAAGCTTCCCATACAGTTTCTGACTGtttatccttcttttctaagATACGTTTGCTTAGATCTTCCAAGCCAGTGTTAAATGTGACCTCCATGTCCTGATCATCTTCCTCATCGTTTCCATCTGAACCCTCCCCAGACTGGAGCGACGCACGGTACGTATCttgttttttcttccttttggcaGATTTAGCTTCTCTGTCATCACCTTCCTCACTAGCATCACTTTCACTCTCATCAGAAGCTAAAAACTCTTTCAACTCCAAATCTGCAAGCTGCCAACAGagaaacaatatcaatatttgcCGAGTAATAGAGAAAAACAGTATTGAGGAAAAGAAACAAGGTGACAAAATGAGGACTTTTTTAAATGCAGTAAAATCTTAAAAGCCCAAAAACGAATATCCTTGATACTGGCAAGTGCAGCAGAACCCTACCAGCAGCCATAATAGATAGCACAATACTAACACAGATTAATCCAGATACAGCACCTGTACTTATAAGCAAGCATGTGCACTCTATAGCACTATCCCACTTTATAGGCTCACTGACAACCAGATGCGAATTCAGGATTTCAAGAGGATGGGTTCACCATTACTGCtaagatttatttattttttccaaaaaaaaaaaaaaaaaaaaaaaaaaaagatgcaaaAGTGCATTAAGTTGGGTTCGATCCTGCAACCTTAAGGGATTAAACCCAACACTCAATCTTCtttgaccatgtgttccttcagttaatattagatatattctAAGGGGGacgtttggtatgatggataggGAAGAATAGTGATGGGATTAAAAAATAGTACCACTTTATATCTTGTTTGGTTACCAATCTTGGCATAAGTTATCCCAGTATTAAAAATAGTGCTGGGATAACTTATACCCCTTACAGGGTGGAATAATAATcttgggataacttatcccaggaTAAAGCAGTGAATTGACTAAAATGCCCCTGACGTCAAAAACCTTTTTCAACCTAGCTTTTCACATTGTTTACCAACAGAACTAAAGAAACGGCGCTTCATATTTCTCTTGGgagatttcttctcttctttggATGGAAATGGGGTGATTGAAGAACATCTTTGACATTAGCTTTCCATTTTGCTTTTCTCACAAGGTAAAATTTCTaccaaaatcaatttctcttatttttccttttcatcaTTTATAAGTTTTCTATTGCATAATTTGGGGGTACA from Lycium ferocissimum isolate CSIRO_LF1 chromosome 2, AGI_CSIRO_Lferr_CH_V1, whole genome shotgun sequence includes:
- the LOC132047819 gene encoding uncharacterized protein LOC132047819, coding for MDGLLIQLSIWVGLINDSRFAALHSDPRFREPPQKKSKVTIDSRFNRMFTDKNFTSSKAPTDIRGKPRNKSSSNNPLNHYYHIQEEEQAAEEEDGEKHKRQKEKSKPITSPLIKKINANLGKSDEEVITYTSFVLCSRYHYKTCDGVEFERTSNKLDLRFIPDSMEFKHQPRDIATEAPADYEGLDFHTRALQHSNIELTWDEDEPQHIRTLKRQFNDEQLADLELKEFLASDESESDASEEGDDREAKSAKRKKKQDTYRASLQSGEGSDGNDEEDDQDMEVTFNTGLEDLSKRILEKKDKQSETVWEAYLRKKKEKKKSRKGNSKDSSEDESSDSDQEPIDESEDFFIDEPSANQDKSTRKGRQSLEASEEAEASRAELELLLADDKAGDANLKGYNMKPKRSWIVFSPNTTVWKSACSYMDYFSPQYNSGSQFAHALSISSDTRATTSHRLRLKNSPSVLSMSLMGCKT